From Triticum aestivum cultivar Chinese Spring chromosome 4A, IWGSC CS RefSeq v2.1, whole genome shotgun sequence, a single genomic window includes:
- the LOC123085122 gene encoding alpha,alpha-trehalose-phosphate synthase [UDP-forming] 6, which translates to MVSSSYSNLLDLATGAADQGPAPAALGALRRRLPSVVTTPGLMEDSPASPSTPSPAPRPRTIVVANHLPIRAHRPASPEEPWTFSWDEDSLLRHLQKSSSSPSMEFIYIGCLREDVPVPEQDAVAQALLDSYNCVPAFLPADTAARYYHGFCKQHLWPLFHYMLPLSPDLGGRFDRLLWQAYVSANKVFADKVLEVINPDDDFVWVHDYHLMVLPTFLRKRFNRIKLGFFLHSPFPSSEIYKTLPVREELLRALLNSDLIGFHTFDYARHFLSCCGRMLGLPYESKRGHICLEYYGRTVSIKILPVGVYMEQLNAVLALPETEAKVAELMETYTGNGRVVMLGVDDMDIFKGISLKLLAMEELLGQHPEWRGRLVLVQVANPARGRGKDVVGVQEETYAMVKRINEAYGAPGYEPVVLIDQPLQFYERVAYYVIAEVCLVTAVRDGMNLIPYEYVASRQGNDRLDRILRLCKPEEKKSMLVVSEFIGCSPSLSGAIRVNPWNIEAVADAMECALVLPEKEKNLRHDKHYRYVEKHDVGYWANSFLQDLERTCKDHSNRRCWGIGFGLRFRVVSLDLSFRKLAMEHIVQAYRRSKTRAILLDYDGTLMPQAINKSPTAKSVQILNSLCQDQRNAVFLCSGFKRCTLDEWFPAENLGMAAEHGYFMRLKRDAEWETCIPPADCSWMQIAKPVMELYTETTDGSIIEERDTVLVWNYEDADPDFGSCQAKELVDHLESVLTNEPVSVKSTVHSVEAKPQGVSKGLVARRMLAALQERGMCPDFVLCIGDDRSDEDMFQFITSASCADSFASTAEVFACTVGRKPSKAKYYLDDTAEVVRLMQGLAYVSEELALENPALGEEDPEDLWCVGELQ; encoded by the exons ATGGTGTCGAGCTCCTACTCCAACCTGCTGGACCTGGCGACCGGCGCGGCGGACCAGGGGCCGGCGCCGGCCGCGCTGGGCGCGCTGCGGCGGCGGCTCCCGAGCGTGGTCACCACGCCGGGGCTCATGGAGGACTCCCCGGCGTCGCCCTCCACGCCGTCCCCGGCGCCGCGCCCGCGCACCATCGTCGTCGCCAACCACCTCCCGATCCGGGCCCACCGCCCGGCCTCGCCGGAGGAGCCCTGGACCTTCTCCTGGGACGAGGACTCGCTGCTCCGCCACCTGCAGAagagctcctcctccccctccatgGAGTTCATCTACATCGGCTGCCTCCGCGAGGACGTCCCCGTCCCCGAGCAGGACGCCGTGGCGCAGGCGCTCCTCGACTCCTACAACTGCGTGCCGGCCTTCCTCCCCGCCGACACCGCCGCGCGCTACTACCACGGCTTCTGCAAGCAGCACCTCTGGCCGCTCTTCCACTACATGCTGCCGCTGTCCCCGGACCTCGGCGGCCGCTTCGACCGCCTTCTCTGGCAGGCCTACGTCTCCGCCAACAAGGTGTTCGCCGACAAGGTGCTGGAGGTGATCAACCCGGACGACGACTTCGTGTGGGTGCACGACTACCACCTCATGGTGCTCCCCACCTTCCTCCGCAAGCGCTTCAACCGCATCAAGCTCGGCTTCTTCCTCCACTCGCCCTTCCCCTCCTCCGAGATCTACAAGACGCTGCCCGTCCGGgaggagctcctccgcgcgctcctCAACTCCGACCTCATCGGCTTCCACACCTTCGACTACGCCCGCCACTTCCTCTCCTGCTGCGGCCGGATGCTCGGCCTCCCCTACGAGTCCAAGCGGGGACACATTTGCCTCGAGTACTACGGCCGCACCGTCAGCATCAAGATCCTGCCCGTCGGGGTCTACATGGAGCAGCTCAACGCGGTGCTCGCCTTGCCGGAGACCGAGGCCAAGGTCGCCGAGCTCATGGAGACCTACACCGGCAACGGCAGGGTCGTCATGCTCGGCGTCGACGACATGGACATATTCAAGGGGATCAGCCTCAAGCTGCTCGCCATGGAGGAGCTGCTGGGGCAGCACCCCGAGTGGCGGGGCAGGCTGGTGCTGGTGCAGGTCGCCAACCCGGCGAGGGGCCGGGGGAAGGACGTCGTCGGCGTGCAGGAGGAGACCTATGCCATGGTGAAGAGGATCAACGAGGCGTATGGCGCGCCGGGGTACGAGCCGGTGGTGCTGATTGACCAGCCACTGCAGTTCTACGAGCGCGTCGCCTACTACGTCATTGCAGAGGTGTGCCTGGTGACCGCGGTCCGGGACGGCATGAACTTGATCCCCTATGAGTACGTCGCCTCCCGGCAAGGCAACGACAGGCTTGACAGAATACTGCGGCTGTGCAAGCCAGAGGAGAAGAAGAGCATGCTGGTGGTGTCCGAGTTCATCGGGTGCTCCCCGTCACTCAGCGGTGCCATAAGGGTGAACCCATGGAACATCGAGGCCGTGGCCGACGCCATGGAGTGCGCCCTTGTGCTGCCCGAGAAGGAGAAGAATCTGCGGCACGACAAGCACTACCGCTACGTGGAGAAGCACGACGTCGGCTACTGGGCCAACAGCTTCCTCCAGGACCTTGAGAGGACCTGCAAGGATCACTCGAACCGACGATGCTGGGGAATCGGCTTCGGCCTCCGGTTCAGGGTGGTCTCGCTTGACCTGAGCTTCAGGAAGCTCGCAATGGAGCACATTGTTCAGGCGTACAGGAGGTCGAAGACGCGCGCCATTCTGCTGGACTACGACGGAACGCTGATGCCGCAGGCGATCAACAAGAGCCCCACTGCGAAATCGGTCCAGATACTCAATAGCTTGTGCCAGGACCAGAGGAATGCGGTGTTCCTTTGCAGCGGCTTCAAACGCTGCACGCTCGACGAGTGGTTCCCTGCCGAGAACCTTGGCATGGCAGCTGAGCATGGCTACTTCATGAG GCTGAAGAGGGACGCAGAATGGGAGACCTGCATCCCACCCGCGGACTGCAGCTGGATGCAGATTGCAAAGCCGGTCATGGAGCTCTACACCGAAACGACGGACGGTTCGATAATCGAGGAGAGGGACACGGTGCTCGTCTGGAACTACGAGGACGCGGACCCCGACTTCGGGTCATGCCAGGCCAAGGAGCTCGTCGACCACCTCGAGAGCGTGCTCACCAACGAGCCGGTGTCCGTGAAGAGCACCGTGCACTCCGTCGAAGCTAAACCACAG GGCGTGAGCAAGGGCCTGGTGGCGCGGCGCATGCTGGCGGCGCTGCAGGAGCGTGGCATGTGCCCGGACTTCGTGCTCTGCATCGGGGACGACCGCTCCGACGAGGACATGTTCCAGTTCATCACCAGCGCCTCCTGCGCCGACTCGTTCGCGTCCACGGCGGAGGTGTTCGCCTGCACCGTCGGCCGCAAGCCGAGCAAGGCCAAGTACTACCTCGACGACACGGCGGAGGTGGTGAGGCTGATGCAGGGGCTGGCGTACGTCTCGGAGGAGCTCGCACTGGAGAACCCCGCGCTGGGAGAGGAGGACCCCGAGGACCTGTGGTGCGTCGGCGAGCTGCAGTAG